In Lewinellaceae bacterium, the genomic stretch GTACTCGCTGATAAAGGCTATCATACCGCCGCCCAGCTGGCAGCCTGCGAAGAGCTTAACGTCACGACTTATGTCTCTCCCAAGGCCAACGCTGCTAATGTAACCAATCAGGTTATCCCAGTAGAAGACTTCAAATATCACCCTGGATCCGATACCTATCGTTGCCCCAATGGATCCATCTTGCGATCCAATGAAATGATCTACCATCGCAAGTCAAAAAAGCCCAAACACCCAGCTACTCGTTTTAAACACTACAGAACAGCTGATTGTAAGCTTTGCCCCATTAGATCGCAATGCACCAGTGCCAGAAATGGCAGAATCATCCAACGAAACGAGCCTGCCCGACTTAGTCATTCAGGCGGGCATCAATTCGGACCTTTCAAAAGACTATGGGATTTCACCTATGTACTCCTAAAAGGTAAACGAAAGATACTTGGTGAAGTTGCCATGCTATTTACCACCTACAACCTGAGGAGAACTGTGCCTGCCAGACCAACGGCTGGTCCATACTTGGGTTTTCGGCACTTCTAAAGCGCCTAAAAGACGCTTTTTTAACTATATTTGATAACATACTACTGACGCGACTAAGGTCGGTCAGTACACGTGCTGACAGACTCGATGGTACGCCACATTCAACTTTCATTTTTGACTTACCCTCAGCTGCCACAGTACAGGACATTACAAAAAATAAATTAGATAGGGAGTTGATGCACAGACTCCCGTTAGCGGTCAGCAAAAGAAACATACTGCAAAATGAATATTGAATTAGTAAAATCATATATCGAGGAATATAAAAGAAACTTTAAAAGTGTTCATAACCAGGAGATTTACAAATGGCATGCTATTAAACAATTTCAAGATAATTTTGACATTAATTCAAAAGACTTCTATTCAAACGTTGAAATATCTCTTAGGAAATCCGATAATTTACTGGCCTCAAGATTGTATTATCCCAAGAGAATGCTTCTTGAAAATATTGAAGAATCAACAGAACAAGTTAGAGAAATGTTTCAATTGCTTTATGACGAGGATTTTGATATACTTGAACGAGTGGAAAATTTTCGGAAAGACTTTGGAGAACTAAGTCATAAAGTATTTCCTGAGAAAAAGAACCATTACCAAGACCATAGGGCAATAATTGTTTACTTGACTCTAATGTATCCCGAGAGATATTTCTTCTACAAGTTTGGAATGTTTAAAATGTTTGCAGAGAGAATTGATTATGCACATAAACCAATTAAAGGACAAGTTGAGAATATCGGATTATACCAAAACATGTGTGAACTTGTTCGGTATGAGATTGAAAAAGACCAAGAATTATTAAATCTCCATGAAAACAGACTTGACAAAAACTGTTATCGAGATAAGGATTATAATGTATTAACACAAGACTTTATTTATGCTGTTTCCCAACATTTTGAGAGTATAAATATTCAAAAAGTAAGGACAATTGAGATTTTGAAAGAAAATGAGATTTCATCAAACACTTTAGAAACTAAGATTGAGAACGTAAATTTCACTCCGAGTATTGTTAACCATCTTCAAAACAATGTTGAGAATAAGAGGATTGGTGATTTAGGAGAGATATGGATTTATAAACATGAAAAAGAGTTTTTAGAATCTCAAGGAAAAAAGGAACTTGCCGAAAAAGTTGAGCATGTAGCCAAAAAAAAAGGTGATGGATTAGGATTTGATATTCTGTCATTTGACTTAGACGGAAATCCAAAATACATTGAAGTAAAAACAACTAAAGGCAATCAAAACTCAACCTTCTTTGTAACAAGAAACGAATTAGAAAAAAGTACTATTGAAAAAGATAGGTATTTCTTATATAGAGTATATGAATATGATGAAGAAACAGAAAAAGGAAAGATTTTGAAAATTAAAGGAGAATTGACAAATATTTGTGATACTCCTATGAATTATAAAGTAACATTGAAATAATAATGCCGAACTGCTAACAAATGCTGAGTGTTGACAAACTCTAGGTCAAAAACTGCCCATATATGACTGCTTTTTCGTATATTATGATATACAAGAAGTAAAGAAATATAAGCCAAAGCTATTCACAAACTTCTTCTTACCGGATATTCCGCCAGTGGTCGGACAGGTATCCCGGAGTGCCATTTCTACAATGTTTTGAAGAGCAAAATAGATTTTCACTTCATTTACAAGGATGCAAAAGCGATCTATTCACGTACAGGCAAGCCTTCGATTGATCCAGTCGTATTCCCTGCCAGTCCGGGCTGTTGGTTTAAATGTCTTTTAGTTGGCTACCTGGAGAACCTATGCAGCGATCATGCTGGTTCCAATCTGCTTTCGATCGTAATTAAATGCTTCATAAACCTGACCTGATTGCAGTCGCCAACGTCACCAGGTCAAAGAACCCGCCCGAACCTGTTCGGTCCGGCTGGGGCGGACAACGTTCAGTCGGGCGGGTATCAATTTGGAACTTTCAAAAGACAATGGGATTTTACTTACGTCCTCATGAAAGGAAAGGATCAAATACTTGGTGAGATAGCACATCTATTCTCAACCTACAATCTCAGGAGAACTGAGCCTGCCAGACCACCGGCTGGTCCATACTTGGATTTTCAGTATTCCTCAAGCGCTTAAAAGAGGCTTTTTTGCTTATATTTGATTACATACTACTGACGCGACTAGGGTCGGTCAGTACATGTGCTGACAGCCTGGATGGTACGCCACATACGACTTTCTTTTTTGACTTACCCTCAGCTGCCACAGTTTAGGACAACATAAAAGATAAATTAGATAGAGAGTTGATGCACAGACTCCCGTTATCGACAAGGAAAATTATCAAACCCATATGAAATCTAAATAAGTGAATACTAATTCCAGCATAGAAAATAATAGTGTCAATAAAATAATTGAGAAGGTGTGGACTAAACATATAAATCATCAACTAAAAAGATCAATATTGATTATAATTCCATTTATTTTCATAGGCCCTTATTTTCCTGGAAAAAGAGGAAATGAAAATTTAAATGATTTAGTCGGATACTGGTGGGCAGTTATAATTTTGACTATTGGATTTATAGCTGCACTCATTTACGCCAAAATAGTTAATGACGTTAAACTTGAACAGAAGCTGAAAGATATAGAAAATAGCTATACAGTAAAAACTGAGACTCTTGAATATATCACTACGATTAAAAATTTTATTAAATATGACACCTTGGTATTTAAAAACCCATTAGACAAAACTATAAATTTAAATCAAACTAATAGTGAGATTAAATCAATCTTAAAAAAGAACAAGGTATTTAGAGTGCAATACCTCGAAGATGAAAAATTAATTTTAAAAATTGAACAATAAGATATTTGCAGCAAATTAATTTCAAAACCCAGTTGATAACAATGTTCACCATGATCATACTTCCTATCGGGTGACATTAGGGGTGCTAGCCGTTAGCTACTATATTGGAAAAAAATATGAGTACAAATCCACAAATACTTGAAAAATTCCTTGAACAAAAAAGAGAAGAAATTGACCCAGGCTTTGATCCAAAGCGAATTCTTCAATTATTTTATTACACAGGAAATATTGAAGGACTTTGAATTGTCATATGATGAAATTCAGAATGGAATAGTAGATGGTGTTGGTGATGGAGGAATAGATGCGCTTTATACCTTAGTAAATGGAGAGCTAACTCAAAGAGATACTGGTAGCTGCCACAGTTTAGGACAACATAAAAGATACATTAGATCAGGAGTTGATGCACAGACTCCCGTTATTCAATATTAAATATTACCTGTATGAGAGTCAAAAATATCGTAATAATTATAATTATTCTTTTAGCAAGTTATCATTCAATTTATTCACAAGTCCAGGGAAAGAGGCAAAACAGACAAGAGTTGTTTTCATTAAATTTTTCAACAAGTGTTGGTTTGATGAGGCCTACTTCAACAATTACAAATTTGGACTATGAAGGAGTGGTTTTGCCAGATATTAGTCTGATGAATGAATTTGGATTTGAGCTTGAATATAACTTAAATGATAACTTCTCGATGTATTCTGGATATTTGTTGCAACGAAGGTCGTATAAAGAAGTACTAAAAAGTGGATCAGGTGGCAAATTATTTGCATATAGTTATACATTTCCCTTCTTTGTCAGGTATAATTTCACCGGTTCAAAATTATCACCCTATATTTCTTCTGGTATTTATTACAATTTGGAAAAAGATAACGGTGATTATTTTTCATTTGGTGATTTAAATGGGATATATTTTAGAAATACCAAAGTGTTGCGATATAATCACATTTCAATTGGTTTTGAAATTGGTAAGAGATTTGTTTTATGGAAGCAAAATTTTAGTGCTTCGTTACATTACAATTACTCTTGGCAAGAGAGCTACTCCAGCGAATATGTTGATGCCCAAATAAAAGACACTTCAAAGCAACAATTTGGATATGGTAGTTCTAATGGTTCAGTAATTGGATTAAGAATAAAATACCACTTTGGTTTTCTTAACAGAATAGGGTTAAATCGAAAACAACCAACTCCATTACAAACTACATTGTATAAGAATTTCGTTAATGTTGATTTGTTTGGCGCTTCACTTTTTTATGCATTGTCCTATGAGCGATTCCTCTACCGAAAAAATTGGGTGCACCTAAGTCTAAAAACAGGGGTATCGTATATACCAGAGCATGAAGAAAAGGGAGTAGTATATGTAAATCCAAAATTTAGAAATTCGACAAAGTTGATGGGTTTATTTGTTCCTAATTCAGTAAACCTTTATATAGGTAGGTCAAAATCATTTGTTCATCTAGGTCAAGCATACATAGCAACCTATTCTCCATATTATTTCCCTCAATTTCACAATAATAAGAAATACGGTTGGTCAAATTATTATGTGAGTATTATTG encodes the following:
- a CDS encoding DUF3883 domain-containing protein encodes the protein MNIELVKSYIEEYKRNFKSVHNQEIYKWHAIKQFQDNFDINSKDFYSNVEISLRKSDNLLASRLYYPKRMLLENIEESTEQVREMFQLLYDEDFDILERVENFRKDFGELSHKVFPEKKNHYQDHRAIIVYLTLMYPERYFFYKFGMFKMFAERIDYAHKPIKGQVENIGLYQNMCELVRYEIEKDQELLNLHENRLDKNCYRDKDYNVLTQDFIYAVSQHFESINIQKVRTIEILKENEISSNTLETKIENVNFTPSIVNHLQNNVENKRIGDLGEIWIYKHEKEFLESQGKKELAEKVEHVAKKKGDGLGFDILSFDLDGNPKYIEVKTTKGNQNSTFFVTRNELEKSTIEKDRYFLYRVYEYDEETEKGKILKIKGELTNICDTPMNYKVTLK
- a CDS encoding outer membrane beta-barrel protein codes for the protein MRVKNIVIIIIILLASYHSIYSQVQGKRQNRQELFSLNFSTSVGLMRPTSTITNLDYEGVVLPDISLMNEFGFELEYNLNDNFSMYSGYLLQRRSYKEVLKSGSGGKLFAYSYTFPFFVRYNFTGSKLSPYISSGIYYNLEKDNGDYFSFGDLNGIYFRNTKVLRYNHISIGFEIGKRFVLWKQNFSASLHYNYSWQESYSSEYVDAQIKDTSKQQFGYGSSNGSVIGLRIKYHFGFLNRIGLNRKQPTPLQTTLYKNFVNVDLFGASLFYALSYERFLYRKNWVHLSLKTGVSYIPEHEEKGVVYVNPKFRNSTKLMGLFVPNSVNLYIGRSKSFVHLGQAYIATYSPYYFPQFHNNKKYGWSNYYVSIIGYRFEHKKWAINAQMNFQFSSPVPFGGLSVARGF